TCGTCCAGGACGACAGGTCGTTCGAGCCTTCGAAGACCAGGCCGTTCATCTGCCTCACGCCCTCGTTGTCTTGGCGCGCGAGGTAGTCGAGGCGGTCCACGTTGAGCTGGGTGCCTTGGCCGAAGTCCCAGATCAGGTCGGCCTGGCCGTCGACGGTGACGATGTTGCTGAAGGTCGAGGCCTTCGCGTCGAACATCTTCGCCGCTTCGGTGGCCTTCGATGAGTCGGCCGAACCGTCCGCCTTGACCACTTGGGCGTCGGCGAGATCGATGAGATTCCGTTCGTCCGAGCCGTACAGGGCGGTGCCGTCCGTCGAGCCGTGGATCGTCGTGGCTGCCTCTGCGTCCTCAGTGGTGTGGTCGATGACGAGGTCGAGGCGGCCGCCGCCGGCGAGGTCGCCGAGCGTGCCGGTGGCCGTCCACGAAAGCGAGTTCTCGCTGGTCGCGGCGAGCTCCTGGCCGCCGAGGCTCACTGTTGCGTCGCTGATCGGCTTCGCGCTGGTGAACGTCACGTTGACGTCGTCGCCCGCGATCACCCTGCCCGCCTCGGCGTCAGGAGAAGCCACCGAGACGTCGGTGATGTCCCCGGGGACTTCCGAGCGGTCGCCGAAGACATGGAACTCGGAGACGGACCAGATGCCCGGGTACGCGGGGTCGATCGGAGGGGCCGGCTCGTCGATCTGGAGCTTCAGGTAGCGGAACTCCTTGCCGCGGTGCTCGGCGATGACGGGGATCTTCTCCATGTCGTTGGTGTCGCCGGTCGGCCGCTCGGTGAGGAGATCCCAGGTGATGCCGTCGTTGGAGCCGTACACGTTGGTGCCCTGCGAGCGCATCGGGAACGAGAAGCGGGCCTGGAGGCCGAACTCCTCGGCCGAGACGCGATACCGGGTGCCGTAGTCGAGCGTGACGAACCCCACGCGCAGGTCGCCGAAGTGGCTGTGGTTGCCGCCGTCGGCGAGGGCGCGGGCCTGGTCCGCGGTCATGTTGGCTGGCGTGACCGCGTCGCGGTAGTCGAGCGATCCGTCCGCCAGGCGCGGGTTGAGCAGCTCGAGCGCCTCGATGGCGTCCAGCAGGGCTTGGAACGCGGTGCGGAACTCCTCGTCGGTTCCGTTCTCGGATGCGTCCCTCGTGGTGGCGAGTGCGGCCTGGTACGGCTCGTTGGAGGCCGTGGTGTAGACCGCGCCCTCCTCGGTGCCGTCCGCGACGGCGGCATCGATCATCTTGGGCCGGTTCTTGGCCACGACGAGCTCGAAAGTCCGCGCAGAGACCGCATCGCCGTCGTCGGCGATGATCTGGACCTTGTGCGAGCCCCGGTCGTGGTCGGTCGGCTTCCAAGTGACCGTGCCGGTCGCAGCGTCGAGCTCCGCGCCCTCGGGCAGGCCGGAGGCGGTGAAGGCTGGGGCGCCGCCCGCGTCGGTCGCGCCGAGCTCAAAGGTCGAGGTCGCGTCCGGCCACAGGTAGTACTTGTCGCGAGCCTGCTCGAAGGCGGGCGGGGTGAGCTGCTTCTGGGCGTCGAACATGACGGCGTCCATGTCCACGGTGGTGCCGTCGCCGATCACCCGATAGAACTGGGTGTTGGGCCCGCTCGCGGGATAGGTGACGTACCGCCATTCGCCTTGCGTGTCAGGGAGTTCGATCCGCGCCATGACGCCCGGCTCGGGTTCGAGCTCGTTGCGGGGGTCGGGCTCTTCCTTGTCGAGCACCTCGATGACCGCGGGGCCGTCGGTGCGCACGAGGACGCCCAACTTGCTGTTGCCGGGGTACATCACGCGGCTGACGACGCTCACCGTGCCGTCCGCGTCTGCGGTCGCGCGGGCGAAGGTGCGGTCGTCTTCGGTGATGATCTCGGTATCGTCGTCGAGCGGGATGCCGTAGTTGCCGAAGTTGAGCGTGGTGTCCTCCACCGGGGTCGGCTCGGTGCCGGCCAGCTCCGGCGGGAACGCCACCCAGTACTCGATACTCTTGTCGCCGGCGCTCCAGAAGTTGTTGACGCCGGTGCCGTAGTTGTAGAGGGGGCCGTCCATGCGCTCGTGGAGAAGAGCGACGTTCGGGGCCTCGGCCTCGACGTCGACGCCCTCGACGTACTTGTACTGGTAGTACAACTCGTTGAGCGGGTTGAACATCCGGCCGCGGTAGGCCGAGGAGATGGTCCCGCCGGTCCCTCGGTCGTCGACGTACTGCGTGGGCTGGCCCATCATGAAGCCGTCGAAGGCGTTGGCGCCCGCGAGGAGGCGGTTGCCGAGGAATCCGTAAGCGGAGACGGCGTCGTCGGCGGTGGAGACGGTGCCGTCTTCGGGGTCGACTTTGGTGCCCTGCACGTGGAGGAAGCGGGCCATTGCGGCGAAGTTGTCGATGTTGCACTCGGCGTGGGCCTGGTCGCGGCCCATCTCGCGCACCTGCACGAAGTCCTCGCCGTAGGGGTTGAGGGGGTC
The Agromyces albus DNA segment above includes these coding regions:
- a CDS encoding putative Ig domain-containing protein — protein: MTQARNRKRSTAVTAVLAIVAGILVAASPAKAAEPGDLLTDNIVAINETVSDAGFVHPGVGLSADDLRNAQEMVRTGQEPWASYFEAMTKVGAASKTYRAANSKSAAQPDVALDPNFNHGSLRGRETNDSFGALTQSLMWVMTGNEVYRKNAIQALRTWASMNPDGYVYFADAHIHTGKPLSQFLMAAEIIRATEPLADDTPGKHDGYNVVWSAEDDERLLTNFANPVVDKFLYSNGRWMNQHNFGLYGRIATAIYADDAEAYATGVEWFTVNATFDDYINGSMAQQMPLIEADDPLNPYGEDFVQVREMGRDQAHAECNIDNFAAMARFLHVQGTKVDPEDGTVSTADDAVSAYGFLGNRLLAGANAFDGFMMGQPTQYVDDRGTGGTISSAYRGRMFNPLNELYYQYKYVEGVDVEAEAPNVALLHERMDGPLYNYGTGVNNFWSAGDKSIEYWVAFPPELAGTEPTPVEDTTLNFGNYGIPLDDDTEIITEDDRTFARATADADGTVSVVSRVMYPGNSKLGVLVRTDGPAVIEVLDKEEPDPRNELEPEPGVMARIELPDTQGEWRYVTYPASGPNTQFYRVIGDGTTVDMDAVMFDAQKQLTPPAFEQARDKYYLWPDATSTFELGATDAGGAPAFTASGLPEGAELDAATGTVTWKPTDHDRGSHKVQIIADDGDAVSARTFELVVAKNRPKMIDAAVADGTEEGAVYTTASNEPYQAALATTRDASENGTDEEFRTAFQALLDAIEALELLNPRLADGSLDYRDAVTPANMTADQARALADGGNHSHFGDLRVGFVTLDYGTRYRVSAEEFGLQARFSFPMRSQGTNVYGSNDGITWDLLTERPTGDTNDMEKIPVIAEHRGKEFRYLKLQIDEPAPPIDPAYPGIWSVSEFHVFGDRSEVPGDITDVSVASPDAEAGRVIAGDDVNVTFTSAKPISDATVSLGGQELAATSENSLSWTATGTLGDLAGGGRLDLVIDHTTEDAEAATTIHGSTDGTALYGSDERNLIDLADAQVVKADGSADSSKATEAAKMFDAKASTFSNIVTVDGQADLIWDFGQGTQLNVDRLDYLARQDNEGVRQMNGLVFEGSNDLSSWTTLTEPTFKTLSWQNLPTSGDEAYRYLRVKNGMLIHIAELRLFGSFSYDIDPLLERADAVDLGAYTRGSQLLFPREVAAVREALAGPDADEQALAQRLVDAWTLLNPLAAEAPATFDPSWVAASTATADGATSAAANGWRMFDGDTGTFTDTTTKSCTNTVLPTDGTAFTVVGVKYFPRDSAPLRATGMEIQGSNDGGATWSKFASTGTPVRGWNTVALTEPVHYEALRISGGNGYCNVAELQFIVEVIDKSALAVHLDDASKLTEADWTAESWAALVVARDAAQTVADDKGATQEEVDTAAGGLADAIAGLTRA